In Thermus antranikianii DSM 12462, one DNA window encodes the following:
- a CDS encoding phospholipase D-like domain-containing protein, with product MGTKRRRKKPTLAGLPGYLLLLVILLLWLFQELRPGLPPPPPQVEAGGVEVYFMPREGEAAKARLIALMDGAKESLDGAFYEFRDLEIAKALLRAKERGVRVRLYGESDYRNDFRRYLVGGALGQQGETPRIPQAALRERIRPLSLDCEEIVGIPVCFDEREGFMHHKFLVVDGQVVWTGSTNMTWNAFARNNENNLLLPSPTLAQGYAREFAALFEGAKEGLGKPVAFHLSPEKGIPAKGTAYFSPKGGALGREALLKRLRAARKEILVAAFVLTDREVVEALVQAQRRGVGVQVLLETRNLEDSREDNLLRAGVAVRKDGNPYTLHHKVMVIDGTFVITGSYNFTARAWQVNNENLLILQSPALAERYREEILRLWQEGQPL from the coding sequence ATGGGTACTAAAAGGCGGCGGAAAAAACCCACCCTGGCCGGGCTTCCCGGCTATTTGCTCCTTCTGGTCATCCTCCTCCTCTGGCTTTTCCAGGAGCTCCGTCCAGGCCTCCCCCCACCTCCCCCACAGGTGGAAGCAGGGGGCGTGGAGGTCTACTTCATGCCCCGGGAAGGGGAGGCCGCCAAGGCCCGGCTCATCGCCCTCATGGACGGAGCCAAGGAAAGCCTGGATGGGGCCTTCTACGAGTTTCGCGACCTGGAGATCGCCAAGGCCTTGCTCAGGGCCAAGGAGCGGGGGGTGAGGGTGAGGCTCTACGGGGAAAGCGATTACCGAAACGACTTCCGCCGCTACCTGGTGGGTGGAGCCTTGGGCCAACAAGGGGAAACCCCCCGCATACCCCAGGCGGCCCTCCGGGAGCGCATCCGGCCTTTGTCCCTGGACTGCGAGGAAATCGTGGGGATCCCCGTGTGCTTTGACGAACGGGAAGGCTTCATGCACCACAAGTTCTTGGTGGTGGACGGGCAGGTGGTCTGGACGGGAAGCACCAACATGACCTGGAATGCCTTCGCCCGGAACAACGAAAACAACCTCCTTCTGCCCTCTCCCACCCTGGCCCAAGGCTATGCCCGGGAGTTCGCCGCCCTCTTCGAGGGTGCCAAGGAGGGCCTGGGAAAACCGGTTGCCTTCCACCTTTCCCCGGAAAAGGGCATACCGGCGAAGGGCACCGCCTACTTCAGCCCCAAAGGAGGTGCGCTGGGCCGGGAGGCTCTCCTGAAAAGGCTCAGGGCTGCCAGGAAGGAGATCCTGGTGGCGGCCTTCGTGCTCACAGACCGGGAGGTGGTGGAAGCCTTGGTCCAGGCCCAGCGGAGGGGAGTGGGGGTCCAGGTCCTTCTGGAAACCCGCAACCTCGAGGATAGCCGGGAAGACAACCTCCTGCGGGCTGGGGTGGCGGTACGGAAGGATGGCAATCCTTACACCCTCCACCACAAGGTGATGGTGATCGACGGTACCTTTGTGATCACGGGAAGCTACAACTTCACCGCCAGGGCCTGGCAGGTGAACAACGAGAACCTTCTGATCCTGCAAAGCCCCGCCCTGGCGGAACGCTACCGGGAGGAGATCCTAAGGTTATGGCAGGAAGGGCAACCCCTTTAG
- a CDS encoding Maf family protein: protein MAGRATPLVLTLASGSPRRRALLEALGFPLKVVPPRVEEAGEDLPQDPRELALALARRKGEEVPGEWVLAADTVVDLDGQVLGKPRDRVENHLFLRLLSGRTHLVHTAIYLRTPQDLVVEVHTTRVRFRNLSEEEIAWYVQSGEGLDKAGGYGAQGLGMALLEGIEGDFYTVVGLPVARVFALLWERGFRP, encoded by the coding sequence ATGGCAGGAAGGGCAACCCCTTTAGTGCTGACCCTGGCCTCGGGAAGCCCTAGGCGAAGGGCCCTCCTCGAGGCCCTGGGCTTCCCCCTTAAGGTGGTGCCCCCAAGGGTGGAGGAAGCTGGGGAAGACCTTCCCCAAGATCCCAGGGAGCTGGCCCTAGCCCTGGCCCGGCGCAAAGGGGAGGAGGTGCCGGGGGAGTGGGTGCTGGCGGCGGATACCGTGGTGGACCTGGACGGCCAGGTCCTCGGTAAACCCAGGGATAGGGTGGAAAACCACCTCTTCCTCCGCCTCCTTTCCGGGAGAACCCACCTGGTCCACACCGCCATTTACCTGCGCACCCCTCAGGACCTGGTGGTGGAGGTGCACACCACCCGGGTCCGCTTCCGCAACCTTTCCGAAGAAGAAATCGCCTGGTACGTGCAGAGCGGCGAAGGGCTGGACAAGGCTGGAGGCTACGGAGCCCAAGGCTTGGGAATGGCCCTCTTGGAAGGAATCGAGGGGGATTTCTACACGGTGGTGGGCCTGCCCGTGGCCCGGGTCTTCGCCCTCCTCTGGGAAAGGGGGTTCAGGCCGTGA
- the mreC gene encoding rod shape-determining protein MreC — protein sequence MREVALRRGIFLLLLALGLAMAALTRPLAPRLALTLSPLTAPLPALGHRLGQNLRAASAILLNRQDLYGENRSLKARIAQLESENRRLRLEVERLSRALKVRASQAPGVVAVAPVVGEDLSGLYRRLILGLGERDGLRVGMPVTAPEGLVGLIVEVEERRALVRTLLDPESQVGVRPEKAPGRGVARGVPPDHLVAEFPPTVQVAPGDLLLTGAPLGLFPDGIPVGRVEGIERVQGGLKLRAWVKPLVELSLLEEVIVLRPL from the coding sequence GTGAGGGAAGTGGCCTTGCGACGGGGGATCTTCCTCCTCCTCCTGGCCTTGGGCCTGGCCATGGCGGCCCTAACGCGCCCCCTTGCCCCCCGCCTCGCCCTCACCCTTTCCCCCCTCACCGCTCCCCTGCCAGCCCTGGGCCACCGCCTGGGGCAGAACCTGCGGGCTGCCTCCGCCATTCTCCTGAACCGCCAGGATCTCTACGGGGAAAACCGCTCCCTGAAGGCCCGGATTGCCCAGCTGGAAAGCGAAAACCGAAGGCTTCGCCTCGAGGTGGAACGCCTTTCCCGGGCCCTCAAGGTGCGGGCCTCGCAGGCCCCAGGGGTGGTGGCGGTGGCCCCGGTGGTGGGGGAGGACCTCTCCGGCCTTTACCGCCGCCTGATCCTGGGCCTAGGGGAGCGGGATGGCCTCCGGGTGGGCATGCCGGTGACCGCCCCGGAAGGGCTGGTGGGGCTCATCGTGGAGGTGGAGGAACGCCGGGCCCTGGTGCGCACCCTCCTGGACCCGGAAAGCCAAGTGGGCGTGCGGCCGGAAAAGGCCCCGGGGCGGGGAGTGGCCCGGGGGGTTCCCCCTGACCACCTGGTGGCGGAGTTTCCCCCCACGGTCCAGGTGGCTCCGGGAGACCTCCTGCTCACCGGGGCTCCCTTGGGCCTTTTCCCGGACGGGATCCCTGTGGGCCGAGTGGAAGGCATCGAACGCGTCCAAGGCGGTTTAAAGCTACGGGCCTGGGTCAAGCCTCTGGTGGAGCTTTCCCTACTGGAGGAGGTTATCGTGCTGAGGCCCTTATGA
- the mreD gene encoding rod shape-determining protein MreD: MMGILLLFTLVLSGFLGALWPQGLMAPDLFLVLALLYARSLPYYLGLPWAFFLGLVQDLLGYGLLGLHAVGLLSASYAFYAASRRLAPGETPGVLFSFLWAFLAKWAGYFLVAYWLRLELPSLLPLDLFLEGLFTLPLLLLAWRFLPSPRRP; the protein is encoded by the coding sequence ATGATGGGGATTCTTCTCCTCTTTACCCTTGTGCTCTCCGGATTCCTAGGAGCCCTCTGGCCCCAGGGGTTGATGGCCCCGGACCTCTTCCTGGTCCTGGCCCTCCTTTATGCCCGTAGCCTTCCCTATTACCTGGGCCTCCCTTGGGCCTTTTTCCTCGGACTTGTGCAAGACCTCCTGGGCTACGGGCTTTTGGGCCTTCATGCGGTGGGGCTCCTGAGCGCCAGCTACGCCTTCTATGCGGCAAGCCGCCGCCTGGCCCCGGGAGAAACCCCTGGGGTTCTCTTTTCCTTTCTGTGGGCCTTTTTGGCCAAGTGGGCGGGCTACTTCTTGGTGGCCTACTGGCTCCGCCTGGAGCTTCCTTCCCTCTTGCCCCTGGACCTTTTCCTCGAGGGCCTCTTCACCCTTCCCCTGCTCCTCCTGGCCTGGCGCTTTCTGCCCTCCCCCCGACGACCATGA
- a CDS encoding penicillin-binding transpeptidase domain-containing protein, giving the protein MTSRLYALMLFFLLAFGLLALRAWHLQVLEHERYALRSQGNYLKTEGIPAPRGRILDRKGRVIAQDRLVVDLVYEGGEVAFKERLLPLLGLKELPKVQGPTVLKAGVPEHLLPTLAEITAGQKNLKLVERIERSYPNPISGPVLGYVLQANAEQVKRGYSPDEQVGQAGLEAALEPYLRGKRGVKAVEVNVRGERLRETILEEPTPGQDVVLTLDLDLQRAAEKALEEALADINAGRRSKGLPPATRVKGAIVAVNPQTGEVLAMASAPSFDPSLFAKRPVPQEVQALLKDKDLPLLNRAVQPYTPGSTFKLATSYTLLEEGYVNPSTAFRCSPYIVFGGQVRRNWATRDMGPMTVKEAIAWSCNTWYYQAVAQDPLGVVDRLAARARLLGLGEATGLEIAERTGLIPTRAWKREALKEPWYPGETLSLAIGQGPVLTTPAQVARMLSSIANGGKKPTLHLIKRIGQKEVRPRLEPVPGRFWKILQEGLRKTVKEGTARHILGSFPVPTGGKTGTAETPGKRAGLEHAWYMGYGPAEPGSPYPPLVVVAFFENGGEGSRVALPAVRKVMAAYWQVEEAQAR; this is encoded by the coding sequence ATGACCAGCCGGCTTTACGCCCTCATGCTCTTCTTCCTCCTGGCCTTCGGCCTCCTGGCCTTAAGGGCCTGGCACCTCCAGGTGTTGGAGCACGAGCGGTACGCCCTAAGGAGCCAGGGCAACTACCTGAAGACCGAGGGCATTCCTGCCCCCCGGGGCCGCATCCTGGACCGCAAGGGGCGGGTGATCGCCCAGGACCGGCTGGTGGTGGACCTGGTGTACGAGGGGGGCGAGGTGGCCTTCAAGGAAAGGCTCCTCCCCCTCCTGGGCTTGAAGGAACTCCCCAAGGTCCAAGGCCCCACGGTCCTCAAGGCAGGGGTACCCGAACACCTCCTGCCCACCCTGGCGGAGATCACCGCTGGGCAGAAGAACCTCAAGCTGGTGGAGCGCATCGAGCGCTCCTACCCTAACCCCATCTCGGGCCCCGTGCTGGGGTATGTGCTCCAGGCCAATGCCGAGCAGGTGAAGCGGGGATACAGCCCCGACGAGCAAGTGGGCCAGGCAGGCCTCGAGGCCGCCCTCGAGCCTTATCTCAGGGGCAAGCGCGGGGTGAAGGCGGTGGAGGTCAACGTCCGGGGGGAGCGCCTTAGGGAAACCATCCTGGAGGAACCCACCCCCGGGCAGGATGTGGTCCTCACCCTGGACCTGGACCTCCAGCGAGCGGCGGAAAAGGCCCTAGAGGAAGCCTTGGCCGATATCAACGCTGGGCGGAGGTCCAAGGGTCTTCCCCCCGCCACCCGGGTCAAGGGGGCCATCGTGGCCGTGAACCCCCAAACAGGGGAGGTTCTGGCCATGGCCAGCGCCCCATCCTTCGATCCGAGCCTTTTCGCCAAACGGCCCGTACCCCAAGAGGTCCAGGCCCTTCTTAAGGACAAGGACCTTCCCCTCCTGAACCGGGCGGTGCAACCCTACACCCCAGGTTCCACCTTCAAGCTGGCCACCAGCTACACCCTCCTGGAAGAGGGGTACGTGAACCCCTCTACCGCCTTCCGGTGCAGCCCCTACATCGTCTTTGGAGGCCAGGTGCGCCGCAACTGGGCCACCCGGGATATGGGCCCCATGACCGTCAAGGAGGCCATCGCCTGGAGTTGCAACACCTGGTACTACCAGGCGGTAGCCCAAGACCCCCTGGGGGTGGTGGACCGCCTGGCGGCGAGGGCCCGCCTTCTGGGCCTAGGGGAAGCTACCGGGCTGGAAATCGCCGAGCGAACGGGGCTTATCCCCACCCGGGCTTGGAAGCGGGAAGCCCTCAAAGAGCCCTGGTACCCGGGGGAAACCCTTTCCCTGGCCATCGGGCAGGGCCCCGTCCTCACCACCCCAGCCCAGGTAGCCCGCATGCTATCCAGCATCGCCAACGGTGGCAAGAAGCCTACCCTCCACCTGATCAAGCGCATCGGCCAAAAGGAGGTCAGACCCCGGCTTGAACCGGTACCCGGACGTTTTTGGAAAATACTCCAAGAGGGTCTACGAAAGACCGTGAAGGAGGGTACCGCTCGCCATATTCTCGGGAGCTTTCCGGTGCCCACCGGCGGCAAAACGGGCACCGCGGAAACCCCAGGCAAGCGGGCAGGCCTCGAGCACGCTTGGTACATGGGTTATGGCCCCGCTGAACCTGGCTCCCCCTACCCTCCTCTGGTGGTGGTGGCCTTCTTTGAAAACGGCGGGGAGGGAAGCCGCGTGGCCCTTCCCGCGGTGCGCAAGGTCATGGCCGCCTACTGGCAGGTGGAGGAAGCGCAGGCCAGGTAG
- the minC gene encoding septum site-determining protein MinC, which translates to MRLRATPKALALRLDGGETPEEIQNLKLPEDLPLEVEVAGPVSGKVLEALLELGRPLTLIPPRNRLPAGTLVLSKTLRSGERVEHPGTVVVLGDVNPGAEVVAGGDVIVVGKLRGLAHAGAGGDEERFIFALELAAKQVRIGPHLAQAPEDLNTRGPEIARVQEGRIVVEPARKR; encoded by the coding sequence ATGCGCCTCCGCGCCACCCCCAAAGCCCTAGCCCTGCGCCTGGATGGGGGGGAAACCCCGGAAGAAATCCAGAACCTCAAGCTGCCAGAAGACCTTCCCCTCGAGGTGGAGGTGGCCGGGCCTGTATCCGGAAAGGTGCTGGAAGCCCTTCTGGAGCTAGGCCGGCCCCTTACCCTGATCCCTCCCAGAAACCGCCTTCCCGCCGGCACCCTGGTCCTCAGCAAGACCCTGCGTTCCGGCGAGCGGGTGGAGCACCCCGGCACGGTGGTGGTTCTGGGTGACGTGAACCCCGGGGCCGAGGTGGTAGCGGGAGGGGATGTGATCGTGGTGGGCAAGCTACGCGGCCTCGCCCACGCCGGGGCTGGCGGGGACGAGGAGCGCTTCATCTTCGCCCTGGAACTGGCCGCTAAGCAGGTGCGCATCGGCCCCCACTTGGCCCAAGCGCCGGAGGATTTAAACACACGGGGCCCCGAGATCGCCCGGGTCCAGGAAGGAAGGATCGTGGTGGAGCCCGCTAGAAAGCGATAG
- a CDS encoding DUF420 domain-containing protein, which yields MKELLGLLAVWSIVLSGLALVTGVILIKKGNRVAHHRAMLTATSLALLFLVFYLAKWALYGTTAYGGPEAWRGAYYFLLLTHTLLAALNGPLALYVIWRAFKGEFILHKRWARVLVPIWLYVAVSGWIIYLVLKRYGVETGTIAF from the coding sequence GTGAAGGAGCTTTTGGGTTTGCTGGCGGTGTGGAGCATCGTGCTTTCCGGGTTGGCCTTGGTGACAGGGGTTATCTTGATCAAAAAGGGGAACAGGGTGGCCCACCATCGGGCCATGTTGACGGCCACTTCCTTGGCCCTCCTTTTCCTGGTGTTCTATCTTGCTAAGTGGGCCCTTTACGGCACCACCGCCTATGGGGGGCCGGAGGCCTGGCGAGGGGCCTACTATTTCCTCCTCCTCACCCACACTTTGCTGGCTGCCCTCAACGGCCCCCTGGCCCTTTACGTGATCTGGCGGGCTTTTAAGGGGGAGTTCATCCTGCACAAGCGTTGGGCCAGGGTGCTGGTGCCCATATGGCTGTACGTGGCTGTATCGGGTTGGATTATTTACCTGGTGCTGAAGCGCTACGGGGTGGAGACGGGAACTATCGCTTTCTAG